Below is a genomic region from Deltaproteobacteria bacterium.
CCCCGAAGGCCTCTCCGGCGAGGCCATCGGCGGCGCGCTCGAGCCGGTCGACGTGGAGGGCGTCTCGACGCTCACCAAGCGCTACTGGAACTGGGACGGGCAGGATGCGGTGTGGGCCTACGTCCCCTCCACCCGCCGCGCGCGGCGGGTGAACGCCGCCTCGCGCTCGGACCCGGTGGCCGGCCTCGACATCTTCGCCGACGACCTCAACTGCTACGCCGGCAAGGTCGAGTACTACCAGTGGAAGCTGGTGGGCGAGCAGACGATCCTGGCGCCGCTCCTCCAGCCCTACCCCTTCCCCATGAGGTCCGTCAGCCCCACACGCCAGCTGATCGACACGCCCTACATGCCCGCCGGCTACGAGGTGCCGAACGCCAAGGGCGCGCCGTGGTGGATCCAGCAGAACCTCCTCTTCGTGCCCCGCCCGGTGTGGGTCGTGGAGGGGCAGTCGAGCGACCCGTACTACAACTTCGGCAAGGTCATCATGTACTTCGACAAGGAGATCTACCGCATCTACTGGAAGCAGGTGCACAACCGCGCGGGCGAGTACTTCTACACCGCCATGTGCGGCTACCACTTCGTCAAGAACGACGAAACCTTCTCGGCGGTCTTCCCGAACCTGGTGGTGGGCGTGAACGACAAGACGAACCGCGCCGCGCTCGGCGGCCGCTACCAGAGCTCGTTCCTCGAGCAGAGCTGGGACCCGTCGTACTTCTCGCTGCGCACGCTGACGCACATGACCGACTGATGCGGCGCCTCGCGCTCGTCCTGCTCCTCCTGGCCGCCCCCGCGTGCGCGGCCGGCGGCCCCGACGCCCAGGTGCTCGAGCACCGGGGCCGCTGGGAGTCGGGCTACGGAGCCCAGTTCTACAACGTCGTTGGCCGGCTCCGGAACACGAGCGGCCACGCGCTCCGCTACGTGAAGCTCCGCATCGAGGCGCTCGACGAGCACGGCAAGGTGGTCGCCAGGACCGAGACCTACAACGAGAGCGCCGAGGCGCTCGCGGTCCCCGACCTGAACCCCGAGGAGCTGCTCAAGTCGGGGAAGGTGAAGCCGCTCCCCGCCCATGCCGAGGAGCGCTTCCGGGGGAGCTTCTTGAAGGAGGAGACGCCGCCCTTCACGGACTACCGCGTGAAGGTGATCGAGACGCCGGCGGCGAGGGAGCCATGAGCGCGCCGGACCCGCAGGCCCTCGCCGCCGCCATGCCGTTCGCGGTCGCCCTCGGCGCGGAGGTGACCGCCGCCACACCGGAGGAGGTGCGCGGCCGGCTCGCCTGGGCACCCGCGCGCTGCACGAGCGGCGGCGCGCTGCACGGCGGCGCGATCATGGCGCTCGCCGACACGCTGGGAGCGATCTGCGCCTTCTTGAACCTGCCGCCCGGCGCCGGCACCTCGACCATCGAGTCGAAGACGAACTTCTTCTCGCCGGTGCGGAGCGGGCACGTTGAGGCGGTGACGCGCGCGCTCCACGTCGGGCGGCGGACGATCGTCGTCCAGACCGACGTGCGTGACGCGACCGGGCGGCGGGTCGCGCTGGTGACGCAGACGCAGGCGGTGCTCGTCGACTGATGGGAGGGCCCGAGCTTCACGCGGCCAGCAGGCGCTCGAGGCCGCGCGCCAGGCAGCGCGTGATCTCGTCACGGCAGCGGCGGAAGACGTCCTCGTCCTGCATCGAGGGGTCGGCGATGTCGCCCGACTCGCCGGCGAGCTCGCGCACGGTGAGGACGGGCTTGCCCGCCGTCTCCGGGAAGTCGCGCAGCATCTCGCGCTGCTGCCCGGTCATGACCAGGATGACGTCCGCCTCGGCGAGGAGGTGGCGCTGGCGCTTCAGGTCGGTCGCCCCGGCGCCGGGCGGCAGCTCGATGCCGACCTCGCGCAGCACGAGGCGCGCGTCGAGCGAGACCAGGCTGCCGTCACGCGCGTAGGGCGCGATGCCGCCCGAGCGGACCTCGACCCGTCCGGCGAGGCCGTGCTCGGCGAGCAGCCGCTCGAGCACCTTCTCCGCGATGATGCTGCGGCTCGTGTTGGCGTGGCAGACGACGAGGACGCGCCGCCGGGGCGCCGGGCCTGCGCTCACAGCCCTCCGGCGAAGACGTCGGCCATGCCCTCGGGCGCGGTGATGCCCTTCGCCAGCTCCTCCTTGATGCGCGCGCCGAGCTTCATCGGCTCCCAGGGCGCCGGCTCGGGGTTCTTCAAGCGCGCCGCGGAGTGCCAGCCCTTCATCGGCCACACGCTGCGGCCGCCCACGCGGAACACCTGCCCGTTCACGCCCGCCGCGTCGTCGCTCACGAGCCAGGCGACCAGCGGCGCGACGTTGGCGGGGCTGAACATGTCGAACTCGCCCGGCTTGGGCTCCGCGCCCATGAGGGCCGCGGTGGAGGGTGTGGCGTCGACCGTCAGTCGCGTGCGCGCGACCGGCGCGATCGCGTTGGCCGTCACGCCGTACTTCTTCATCTCCTGGCCGATGATGATCGCCATGGCAGCGACCGCGGCCTTGCACGCCCCGTAGTTGCTCTGCCCGACGTTGCCGAGGAGCCCGGCGTCCGAGGAGGTGTTGATGACGCGGCCGTTCAGCAGGTTCCCCTTCTTGTGCTCCTCTCGCCAGTACTCACAGGCGTGGCGGCACATGTTGAAGGTGCCCTTCAGGTGCACCGCCACGACCGCGTCCCAGTCCTCCTCCGCCATGTTGAAGATCATCCGGTCGCGCAGGATGCCGGCGTTGTTGACCACGATGTTGAGCTTGCCGAAGGTGTCGAGCGCGCACTCTACGATGCGCTTGGCGGCCTTGAAGTCCGCCACGCTGTCGCCGTTGGCGATCGCCTGGCCACCCATCTTCTTGATCTCCCCGACCACCTCCTGCGCGGGCGTGGCGGTCGGCGCCCCGGTCCCGTCGAAGTGCGCGCCGAGATCGTTCACCACCACCCTGGCGCCGTGCCTGGCCAGGAGCAGCGCCTCCTCGCGGCCGATGCCTCGGCCCGAGCCCGTGACGATCGCCACCTTGCCGTCGAGTAACATCGGGGAGCCTCCTTTGGAGTTCGGCGAACCCGAAGTACCTGCCCCAGCCCGCGCGGCCTTGTCAAGGCGAGCGTGGACGGGGGTGCCGGCTGATCGGACAGCGCCGTGGACGGGCCGCGGAGCGTGCGCTATGGGCCGGGCGGGTGCGGCTCGCGCTGCGTATCGTGAACGTGCTGGTCGCGCTGGTGACGCTGGCGAGCGCGCTCGCCGTCCTCGTCTCCGACCTCCGCGTCCCCGGCTACCGCGAGCACTACCGCGATGCGGTCTGGTTCGTCGGGCTCTACACGGCAGTGCAGGGCGTGATGCTGGTCACCTTCGCGCGCGACGGGCGGCTCGTGCCGTGGCTCGCGCTCTCGAAGGCGGTCGCCGCCTGGCTCTTCCTCGCCGGCTTCACGCACCTGTGGCCCTACTGGCGCGTGTGGACGCCGGCACGCTACGTGTACCAGCTCTTCGAGTGGGGGGAGGACGAGAAGGTGGGGCTGTTCGCGCTCGTCTTCCTCGGCCGCGGCGCCTTCAACACGCTGAACGCCGTGTACTTCACCGCGCCGTGGTGGCGTGCCGTGCGGGCGCGGCGGCCGTTCCTCGGCCGCGCCCTCACGGCCGTGCCCCTGGCCGCCACCATCCTCGTCGTGTGGGTCTTCTTCGCGCTCCAGCGCGAGGAGCCGCGGATGTTCTCGGCCGACGCCCAGGACGTCGCCCGGCTCGTCTACGAGAGCCTCGACTGCGACGCGGTCCGCGCGCACTCCGGCACCACGACCGCCGACCTCCGCCAGCGCGGCGAGCGGCGGTACCACGTGCAGATCGCCTACGGTTGCTCCCTCACGCGCGTCACCGTGCTCGCCGAGGACGGGCGCATCGGGACGGTCGCCGGGCCGCAGCTCCAGTGCTGCCGGGAGGGTTCGTGACCCCTCACGCCGCCGCCGTCGCGCCCTCGATCGCGCGCTTCCGGCCCTCAACGACGAAGCCACCCCACAGGAACGCAGGCCGGAAGCGCGCGACGACCGCGGGGAGCAGGACGAGGGCGCTCCCCGACGAGACGAGCATGGCGAGGGCGACCAGCGAGCCGAGCTGGACGTGGAACGCGAAGCCCGACAGGCAGAGCGTCGCGTAGCCGAAGGCGATCGCCGAGGAGACGAAGAGCACGGCCTTCCCCGACGTCATGAGGGCGCGGCCGAGCGCGTCCTCGAGCGTGCCGCCGTGCGCCAGCTCCTCGCGCACGCGGAAGAGGAAATAGATGGCGTAGTCGGCGCCGATGCCTACCGCCATCGCGGAGATGGCCGAGGTGACATTGTCGAGCGGGATGCCGAGCAGCCCCATGACCCCGAAGTTGACGGCCACCGTGAGCGCGAGCGGCAGGGCGACCAGGAGCCCGCCCACCACCGAGCGCAGGAGGAGCGCCGCGATCGCGATCGTGATGAGGGCGATCTGCGCGATGTTGCGCACCTTCCCGTGCACCATGACCTCGGTGGCGGCGGCGGTCGAGGCGAGCGAGCCGCTGTAGCGCACGCGGTAGCCGGGCGGGAACGTCTTCGCGACCTGGTCCTGCGCCAGCGCGATCAGCCGCTCGCCGTAGCGCGTGCTGTCCTCGTGCACCAGGAGACGGACCTTGGCCACCCGGTGCGGCGAGTCGAGCAGCGTGTCGAAGTCATCGGCGCCGCCCGCGAGCGTGTAGAGGAAGAGATACTGCGCGGTGAGCGCGCGCGTCGCGGGCAGCTCGCCCAGGTCGGGCCGGTCGGCGTTCATGGCGAGGTGCATCTTGCGCACGAAGTCGACGTAGGAGAGCGCCTTGCCGACGCCCGGCTCGGCCTCGAGGTTCCGCTCGAGGCGGTAGATGGCGCGCATCACCGCCGGCTCTTCGAGCGCGCCTTCCGCGTTCCCCTCGACCAGCACGATGAGCGTGTTCGTGCCGGCGAACTCGGCGTTGATGGCGGCGTCATCCTGCCGCACCGGCTCGCGCGCGGAGAACTCGCGCTTGCTGCTCATGTCGATCTGGATGCGGGTGGCGAGGAGGGCGCACGCCGCGACCAGCACACCCGCGCCGGCGAACACGCGCCGCGCACCACGGCCGCTGGCCGCGCGTGCCGAGGCCCCGAGGAAGGCGTCGAGCCAGGGATGCGCCGCCGCCTCGCGCTCGCGCTCGCGCCGGCGGGGGGTGGGCAGCATCGCCCGCACGGCCGGGATGATGGTCAGCTCGATCGCCAGCGCGGAAAGGATGCCGAAGCCGGTGAAGAGGCCGAAGGTGCGGATGCTCGCCGTGCGGAAGGTGACGAGCGAGCAGAACGAGAGCGCCGCGATCGTGCCCGCGGCGATCATCACCGGCCCCACTCGTGCGAGCGACTCGGTGATCGCCGCCTCGACGTCGTGCGTGCGGTCGAACTCCTCGTAGAAGCGCTTGAGCACCTGCACCGCGTGCCCGGCGGCGACGGCGAGGATCAGGATCGGCGTCGTGGTGTTGAAGGGATCGAGCGGCACGCCGAGCAGCCCCATGAGCCCGACCGCCCAGAGCACGGAGAGGAGCGCGGTCAAGAGCGGGAGGAAGAGCGCCTGCAGGGTGCGGAAGGCCTCGTAGTGGACGAGGCCGATCACGAGGAGCGCGAGCGGGAAGTAGAGGACCATGCGCGCCGCGTAGGCGGAGAGCTGCGAGAGGAAGACGACCGGGCCGGAGAGGCGATAGTCGAAGGTGCCGTCGGCGGCCGCCTCGAGCGCCCCGAGCACCGCCATGTGGAGGTGGCGGTAGCCGGGCGTCTCGGGGGTGAGCTCGAAGCTCGCCTGCACGGCCGCCGCCGAGCCGTCGGCCGCGACCAGCGTGCCGACGTAGGCGTCGGTCGCGAAGGCGCGGCGCCGCACCTCGGCGGCGCCGTCCGCGTCGGCGGGCGCCGTCTCCATGACGCGCTCGACCTCCATCCCCTCCTCGGTGCCGCGGATGTCCTTCACCATGGGCGCGGCGAGGCTCTGCACCAGCGCCGGGTTGGCGCCGGGGAGGCGGCGGATCCGGTCCGTCACCTCGGCCAGCTTCGCGAGGAAGTGGGGCGTGAACACGTTGCCGTCATGCGGGAAGAGCCCCACGACGACGAGGTTCTTGTCGCCGAAGATGCGGTGCACGTCGTTGAGCGCCTGGATGAACGGATGATCCTGGGGCAGCTGGCGATCGGGATCGACCTCGACGTGGAGCCGCGTGGCGGCGCGGGCGAGGAGGAGGGTGCCGAGGAGGACCGTGAGGAGCACCGCGAGGCGATGTCTCACGACCCAGGCGGCGTATCTCTCGAGCGCGCGCGACGACATGAGGAGTCTCCTCCGATCAGTTGGCCGCGCGCTCGAGGTACTCCTGAAGCGCGCCGTAGTACAGGCCGTGCAGCTCCTCGTAGGTCGCCTCGAGCCGCTCGCGGGCCGCGACGACCGCCCGCCGCGAGAAGCGCTGCTCGAACCGCTCGAGCCAGGTGTTCAGATACGCGATGTGCCGCGCCTCGTCCTGGCGGATCGCGCCGACCACCGCCTGCGTCCCGGGATCGCCGGCCAGGGCGTCGTAGTTGGCGTGCAGCTTGGTCGCCGCGTCGTGCTCGGCGATGAGGGCGATGGTCATGAACTCCATCACCTCCGCGTCCCCGGCCGGGCCACGGTCCGCGTAGACCTGCTTGAAGTCGCGTGCCCGGCTCCGCTCGGAGAGCGTCTCCAGGCGGTCGAGCGCCTGGGGCACTCGCGGCAGGTTGAACCCGAACTCCTGCATCCGGCGCAGGAGGAGGAAGGCGTGCCGGCTCTCGTCCATCGCGTGCCGGGCGAAGTTTGCACGATCACTCCATTGCGGCGAACGAGACGGGCCGCGCGCCGAGGTAACGAATGGGGCCGAACCGGGCCCTGGGCGGCGGCAGCAGGATCTCGCTCGGGCTGGTGGTGAAGACGAACTCCCACAGGGGATGCTCGCGCCGCTGCCGGATGTCGCGGAGGTCTGCCGCCAGCAGCTCGTGCTGCGCGTTCGCGAGCTTGGCGTACGCGGCCACCAGACCCGTGCGCTGGAAGCAGAGCCATTCGTAGGTCCAGATGCGCTCCTCCTTGGAGCACACCACCGCCTGGCGCGCGCCGATCTCGTCGAGGAAGTTGATGAGCAGCTTGAAGAGACCGAACGAGACGCTCGGCATGACGCCGTGGCTCCGGCGGTGCTCCGGGAGGATCGCGAAGCGCGTCACCTCGACCGTGCGCGGCGTGATCAGGTGTCGCGGAAGCCGGAAGTACTCCTCGGCCTCGAGCGGACCGGCCGAGCGCGGCGTGATGCGCATCGTCCCCACCACCTCGCCCGAGCCCACGTGCTCGGCGAGCAGGAGCCAGGAGCGAGGATCGTACTCGTCCGGCACCGGGACGTCGTAGCCGCAGTGCCCCAGGTAGATGCGGCGCCGGACGTCGAGCGCGGACTCGAAAGCGACCCGGTCCGTGCACACGCGGAAGCGGTAGCCCCGAAGCAGGTCCGCGAAGGACGCGGGCTGGAACTCCGACCGCCCTGCCGTGGCCCTCGGCTGGATGTCTCGCATGGCGTCCCTCCTGCGGGACGCTTGTGCAACCGCCGTGCCGCGCCTCACGTCCTCCGGGGCCGCGCCGTGGCGATCCTTCCGGCGAGGCCGATGTGAACGCACGTTCCTACGAACCGTTGGCCGGAACTCCAGGGTATGCGCGACCACGCCTTGAGACTCGCCCGGGCAGACCGGACAATGCGGTGTATCCATGCAACATCCGTGGCTGGTCCCGCTGGTCGCGGCGGTCGCCGATGCGATCATCTGCCTGCTCGTCCTGCGCGGAGGCGTCAGGAACCGGGCTCTGCGTGTCTTCGCATGGATGACCTTCAACACGGTCCTGTGGAACCTCGACATCTTCGCGCTCGACTACTTCCCGGACGGCCTCTCCGCCGAGTGGTGGAGCCAGCTCTTCCGCGTCGGCGTGTGCTTCGCCCCGGCGGCCTTCGTGCACGCGGCGCTGGTGCAGGCCGGGTCCGGGGGGCGCGTCTGGAACGGGCTGCTCGTCTTCACCTACGCCGTCGCCGGCCTGCTCGCGGCGCTCAACGCCCACGGCGACCTCGTGCACGGCGTGAGCCGGCACGCATGGGGCTGGTACATCGAGCCCACGCGGCTCTACTCCCTCATGACGGCGTACATCGCGGTGTGCATGCCGCTCGGACTCGAGCGCATCTGGCACGCCTACCGCCATCCGACATCGCCGCGCCAGCGGATGCAGGCGAAGTTCTGGTTTCTCGCCACCGTCGTCCAGACGCCGTTCATCCTGACCAACCTCCTCCCCCTCTACGGAGTCAGCATCTATCCCCTCGGCAGCCTCGGGAACGTCTTCACCATGGGCATCATCGCGTACGCGATCGCGCGGCACCGGCTCATGGACGTGGACTACGTCGTGCGCAAGGGGGTGAGCTTCACGCTCGCCGCCGCGCTCGTGCTCGTTCCCGGAGGTGCGGGCACCTGGGCCCTGGCGCAGACGCTGGAGGCGGACGAGCCCGGGATCATGGTGTGCGCCGCGCTGGCCCTGGCGCTGATCGCCGTGGTCCTGATCCCCGCGTGCCAGGCTGCCCTCGAGACCCGCGTCCAGCGGGCGTTCTTCCCGGAGCACTACGACTACCGCCGCAAGCTGCGCGAGCTGGCCGCCGTGCTCGTCCACATCCTCGATCGCGAGCAGCTGGTGAAGCGGCTGGGGGACGCGTTGACGGACGTCCTCGACGTCGAGTGCTGCGACATCTTCCTGGCCGACGAGGACACCGCGCGGCTCGCGCGCGCCTACCCGGCGGCGCAGGGCGGCCAGCCCATGCCCGAGCCCCTCGTCCACGCTCTCGAGCCGCTGCGCGAGCCGATCCTCGCTGCCGAGCTCGAGGCCATGGACGCCGCCGGCGCGGCGGTCTTCCGCGCCAGCGCCTGGGAGGTCGGCATCCCCCTCCGCATCAAGAACCGGCCGACCGGTCTCATCGCCCTCGGCCGCAACCGGAGCTTCCGCATCTTCTCCGCCGAGGACCTCCAGCTCCTCGCCACCGTCGCCGCCGGCGCCAGCGTCGCGCTCGAGAACGCCTCGCTCTCGCGCCAGCTGCGCCGCTCCGAGATCGTGCTCGAGCGCGCCAATCGCCTCTCCTCGCTCGGCATCCTGGCGGCCGGCATCGCGCACGAGATCCGCAACCCTCTGGTGGCCGTGAAGACCTTCCTCGACCTCCTCCCGCAGCGGCTCGACGACCGCGAGTTTCTCAGCAACTTCCGCGAGCTGAGCCTGGGCGAGCTGCGCCGGGTGACCGACCTGATCGCCGACCTGCTCGCGCTCGGGAAGTCGAAGACGGCGGAGCGGCGCCCGGTCGAGCTCGGGCCGACGCTCGAGCCGGTCGTGCGCCTGATGGAGTCGACGGCGCGCAAGCGCCAGATCGAGGTCGTGGCGACCTTCGACCCCCGCGTGCGCCCGGTGTGGGCCGACCCCGATCAGCTGAAGCAGATCACCGTGAACCTGCTCCTGAACGCGATCGAGACGAGCGCGCCGGGCGGACACGCGTGGTTCGAGGTGCGGCCCGCGCCCGCCGACAGCGTGGTGCTCGAGGTGCGCGACGACGGGCCCGGCATCCCCGCCGACCAGCTCGAGAACATCTTCCACCCCTTCTACACCACCAAGGAGACGGGCACCGGCCTCGGCCTGGCCCTCGTCCACCAGATGGTGCTGGAGCACGGGGGCGAGATCAGCGTCGAGAGCGCGCCCGGGCGCGGCAGCGCGTTCCGGGTGACGCTTCCCGCCGCCCCCGTCGCCCTGGCGCGGACCGGGACCTGAGGCGGCTCACATCCCGAGACGCTTCATCTTCTTGAGCAGCCCCCGGTAGGTGATGCCGAGCTCCTCGGCGGCGTGCGTCTTGACGCCGCTGGCGCGCGCGAGTGCGGCCTCGATCTGCTCGCGCTCGAAGGCGTTGGCTCGGTGCTGGAGCAGGCTCGGCGCCGCCCCGTCGCCAGCCGCCTCCTGCAGCCGCTCGGAGAGGAGATCGTCGGTGATCGGCGCCCCCGGCTCCGCGAGCAGCACGGCCCGCTCGAGCTCGTTGGCCAGCTCGCGCACGTTACCCGGGAACGGGTAGCGGGCGAGGAGCGCGAGCGTCTCCTCGGTCGGCTCGGCGACCGGCTTCTTCACCTGGCGCGCGAGGCGGCCGAGCAGGTGGCGCGCGAGCGCGGGGATGTCCTCGCGCCGCTCGCGCAGCGGCGGGAGGCGGATCGGGAAGACGCGCAGGCGATAGTAGAGGTCGTCGCGGAAGCGGCCGGCCTTCAGCTCGTCCTCGAGATTCCGGTTGGTCGCCACGATGACGCGCGTATCGACCATGCGGGCGCGGTTCTCGCCCACCGGGCGGACCTCCCCCTCCTGCAGCACGCGCAGGAGCTTCGCCTGGAGCCCCGCGCTGGTCTCCGAGATCTCGTCGAGAAAGAGCGTGCCGCCGCTCGCCACCTCGAAGAGCCCCTTGCGGTCCTCGGTGGCGCCCGTGAAGGCGCCGCGGCGATGCCCGAAGAGCTCGCTCTCGAGCAGCCCCTCCGAGAGCGCGGCGCAGTTGACGGCGACGAAGAGGTGGTCGCGCCGCGGCCCGCCGGCGTGGATGGCGCGTGCCACCAGCTCCTTACCCGTGCCGGTCTCGCCCTCGATCAGGACCGTGGAACGCGAGCCGGTGACCCGGGCGACGAGCTCGAG
It encodes:
- a CDS encoding SDR family NAD(P)-dependent oxidoreductase → MLLDGKVAIVTGSGRGIGREEALLLARHGARVVVNDLGAHFDGTGAPTATPAQEVVGEIKKMGGQAIANGDSVADFKAAKRIVECALDTFGKLNIVVNNAGILRDRMIFNMAEEDWDAVVAVHLKGTFNMCRHACEYWREEHKKGNLLNGRVINTSSDAGLLGNVGQSNYGACKAAVAAMAIIIGQEMKKYGVTANAIAPVARTRLTVDATPSTAALMGAEPKPGEFDMFSPANVAPLVAWLVSDDAAGVNGQVFRVGGRSVWPMKGWHSAARLKNPEPAPWEPMKLGARIKEELAKGITAPEGMADVFAGGL
- a CDS encoding GNAT family N-acetyltransferase, giving the protein MIASATAATSGTSHGCCMDTPHCPVCPGESQGVVAHTLEFRPTVRRNVRSHRPRRKDRHGAAPEDVRRGTAVAQASRRRDAMRDIQPRATAGRSEFQPASFADLLRGYRFRVCTDRVAFESALDVRRRIYLGHCGYDVPVPDEYDPRSWLLLAEHVGSGEVVGTMRITPRSAGPLEAEEYFRLPRHLITPRTVEVTRFAILPEHRRSHGVMPSVSFGLFKLLINFLDEIGARQAVVCSKEERIWTYEWLCFQRTGLVAAYAKLANAQHELLAADLRDIRQRREHPLWEFVFTTSPSEILLPPPRARFGPIRYLGARPVSFAAME
- a CDS encoding PaaI family thioesterase, with product MSAPDPQALAAAMPFAVALGAEVTAATPEEVRGRLAWAPARCTSGGALHGGAIMALADTLGAICAFLNLPPGAGTSTIESKTNFFSPVRSGHVEAVTRALHVGRRTIVVQTDVRDATGRRVALVTQTQAVLVD
- a CDS encoding DUF1329 domain-containing protein, with the protein product EKTCGLKDKATDKIPDFVFGLPFPQFDKADPKAGCKIAWNFAMAGAQGGGGGATFTLNGVDTGGQFRRIKAFIHTRGYQGRHFGPIKENPEGLSGEAIGGALEPVDVEGVSTLTKRYWNWDGQDAVWAYVPSTRRARRVNAASRSDPVAGLDIFADDLNCYAGKVEYYQWKLVGEQTILAPLLQPYPFPMRSVSPTRQLIDTPYMPAGYEVPNAKGAPWWIQQNLLFVPRPVWVVEGQSSDPYYNFGKVIMYFDKEIYRIYWKQVHNRAGEYFYTAMCGYHFVKNDETFSAVFPNLVVGVNDKTNRAALGGRYQSSFLEQSWDPSYFSLRTLTHMTD
- a CDS encoding sigma-54-dependent Fis family transcriptional regulator, producing the protein MEVDYRQFLVLVVDDEPDILRAFAFNYGDDFQVLTAESGARGLALLETHEPAVIVADQRMPAMSGTDFLERSMVLRPDAVRIILTGYTDIDAIVQAINRSRIYRYVTKPWESEELRLTLRRAVEAFHLVRENGRLVEELRRANERLAAENAYLRESERPQEIVGDSAAMHGVLELVARVTGSRSTVLIEGETGTGKELVARAIHAGGPRRDHLFVAVNCAALSEGLLESELFGHRRGAFTGATEDRKGLFEVASGGTLFLDEISETSAGLQAKLLRVLQEGEVRPVGENRARMVDTRVIVATNRNLEDELKAGRFRDDLYYRLRVFPIRLPPLRERREDIPALARHLLGRLARQVKKPVAEPTEETLALLARYPFPGNVRELANELERAVLLAEPGAPITDDLLSERLQEAAGDGAAPSLLQHRANAFEREQIEAALARASGVKTHAAEELGITYRGLLKKMKRLGM